In Tsuneonella sp. CC-YZS046, the genomic window TTTCATGGTGCAATATCCTGGCGTCGAGGTGCATCTGGAAAGCACCAATCGCCGGGTCGATGTGATTGCGGAAGGTTTCGACCTTGCGATCCGGGTGCGCTTCCCTCCGCTCGAATCCACCGATCTGGTGATGCGCAAGCTCGACACGAGCAGCCAGTGCCTGGTCGCCAGCCCGGCCCTGGTGAGCGAGCCGCTGATGTCGCCGGGCGATCTTGCCGGCTTGCCCAGCCTCGATTTCGGCCCGCCCCATGGCAATCATCAATGGCAGCTGGTCGCGAGCGGCGGCGAGACTGCCGGGATACCGCATCGTCCGCGCCTGGTGACGGACGACATGGCGGCCTTGCGGCAGGCGGCGCTTGCCGGGGTGGGTGTGGTGCAGTTGCCGACGATGATGATCTGGCGGGATATAGATGCGGGGAGTCTCGTGCAGCTGCTGCCCGAATGGCGCCCGCCGGACTGGGTGATCCACGCCGTGTTTCCTTCGCGCCGGGGCCTGCTCCCTTCGGTCCGCGCCCTGCTCGACTTTCTCGTCGAGGAATGCTCCCGGCAGCGGGATCACGCCTGATTGTCGCGGGTGGGGGATCGAGGCTAGAAGCAAGGGATGACCGATAGGCGACCGTTGAAGATAAAGATCCAGCTGTTCTGTGGCGACGAGATCGCCATGGGGCCGGGCAAGGCCGATCTGCTGGATGCGATCGCGGAGCATGGTTCGATCTCCGCCGCCGGAAAATCCATGGGCATGAGCTACAGCCGCGCCTGGGGCCTGGTGGACGTCATGAACCGCTGCTGGAACGACCCGCTGGTCGAGACTTCGCCGGGGAGCCATCATGGCGGCGGGGCGCGGGTGACCGAGTTCGGCCGGACCGTCCTGGGCGAATATCGCGCCCTGCTGATCCGGCTGGAAAGCGCGGCCGACGCCGGGGAAATGGCCACG contains:
- a CDS encoding LysR substrate-binding domain-containing protein; translated protein: MQDLNDLYYFVQVVDHGGFAAAGRVLGIQKSKLSRRIRQLEERLGVRLLNRSSRRFSVTEIGREFYERCVAMLVEAEAAEQVVAEVRAEPRGVIRMSCPVALLNFRFGELIARFMVQYPGVEVHLESTNRRVDVIAEGFDLAIRVRFPPLESTDLVMRKLDTSSQCLVASPALVSEPLMSPGDLAGLPSLDFGPPHGNHQWQLVASGGETAGIPHRPRLVTDDMAALRQAALAGVGVVQLPTMMIWRDIDAGSLVQLLPEWRPPDWVIHAVFPSRRGLLPSVRALLDFLVEECSRQRDHA
- a CDS encoding winged helix-turn-helix domain-containing protein, which produces MTDRRPLKIKIQLFCGDEIAMGPGKADLLDAIAEHGSISAAGKSMGMSYSRAWGLVDVMNRCWNDPLVETSPGSHHGGGARVTEFGRTVLGEYRALLIRLESAADAGEMATLRGALLPSPRPSRKG